ACGTTATATCCAATATCTTCGAAAAAGGATGAAGGGAAATCCTTATCCTGCACTTTGGTTTCCTGAATGCAGAGAATATCAGGGCTCTTTTCTTCAAGCCAGTCTTTGATGATTTCTTTTCTTGTTCTAATTGAATTTGCGTTGAAAGTGGCTGTAAGCATTCGTTCCTCGGATAGTTAAAGATTATTTCTCTTAGATTATATCATATAAACCTTTCCGGTAAATACAAATAAGCCTTTCACTGAAATTAACCGCAGGTAATTTTTATACTTTGGCCGAATCACGCATAACCGCTAAAAACGAACAAAAGCAGATTGCTGCTGTTTCAGTTCTAAGGATGGTTGATGTGAGTGATATGCTTTTTGCGCCAGCCTGCTCGAGAATTTTTTCTTCACTTTCCGTAAATCCTCCCTCAGGTCCTATAAATACTGCATAGTTGTCTGAAGGATTTAGTGTTGTCTTAAAAAGGCTTTCGGAATTACCTGATAAAGTTGCCGATAACAAAACCGAATCGTTAAGCCCATTCAAATATTCTTCAAAGGGGGCCGGGGCGAGGATTTCCGGAAGGAATAAATTTCTGCTTTGTTTGCAAGCTGATATTGCAACTTTCCTGTATCTTTCCAGAAGGTTTTTCCCTTTGGCGGTTTTTACTGTACGTTCAAATACTGCGGGCATAATACGATCTGCACCGAGCTCTGCGGCTTTGGAGATGAGCCAGTCGAACCTTTGCCCCTTTGCGATACTTACAATCAGGGATATTTTACCATTCTCGCGTGGGCTGGCCGTCTGCTTGCTGAGAATCTCAAGTTCAGTGCTGTTTTTGCCTGTCTCTCTTACTAAACCTGTTGCGGAGTTCCCTTTGCCGTCGAATATTTGTATATTATCGCCTTTTTTAATGCGGAAAGCTGCAAGATGCTTGGTTTCTGATTGGTCCAGAAAGGTAGTGGGATTGATATTTTCAGCGAAAAATAAAGGCATTTTTACATACTCAATATTGCTTGGGCAGCTTTGAGCTGGATCTTTTTAGAGTTGTAATCCAGATAATCAGGAACATATTGGGCACTGTCAACACCCTTTATAGCCATCGCTGCATCTATTGCGTGCAGCAGGGCGCGGTCCCTGTCTTTTTTGTCCAGCGTATTCACTTTGTTCTTGAAGAAATTCAGCACGATATCCCTGCCGGATTTATCCCCGAGCAGGGCGGCATTTTCAGCAGCCACCAGCCTCACTTCAAGAACCCCGTCATCAAGCATAGTAAGTATCGCATTTTTGGCTTTAAGCGTTTTGAGCTTCTGCATTGAGGTGATGCCCATAACTCTGTCATCAGCTCTTTTACTTATCATTAATGCCCAAGCCTTTGAGCGAGCTTCGGGATCCCTGAGCCTTGAGAGGGCTTCGACAATCAAAAGCTTCGTTCTCTCGGTAGAGTTTTCATTATTGTAAAGCCATCGCAGAACGCTTATATATTTTCGTTCTCCAGCCTTGCCCAGAAGCAATACCGCATTGTCTTTAGTTTTTTGATCTTCAGAATCGAGATGATTTAATATTATTTTGTAGTTAGAGTTAGAAGTTTTTCCGAGTCTTATAAGGGCATACGCCGCTGCCATTTTAAGATTTGGGTTTTCATCTGTTTTGTACTTCTCAGCAAACTTCAGCCCCCCTGAATATTTTGCATCGCCAATCGCCATGAGGCCTGCAAATTTGATTGGCTCGGGGGCCTTCTCATCATTTAAAACAGGCATAATATTAGAAAGAAGGGTTTCATCGCCGCTTTTCGCTGCCACTTCAATAGCGTCCATTTGCAGATCGATGCTCCCGCTTTGCATAATTTCCATAACTTTCCATCTTGCCTTTTCTTCCAAAGGCAGCCCTTCCTCAACACCTCTGGATCTGCTGTCTCCCATTGCTGAGCAAATGACCGGTATTGACACAATGATTGCGGCGATATACTTGATTTTGATAAATTTATCTTTCAGCATTTTCTTCCGTTTTTTTTATTTCTCTTTAGCCATAACTTTTCAATTACAATTGCAGCAAATATAACTATTATTACCTTTAGAAAGATGCGTGAAAACCATCTTCCGTGCCAGCTGAAGAAGCTTCTTCTTCGGCAGAGTATTATATTATCGCTGAACCATCCTTCAACAGCTCCTCTGTTTAATGCTTTCTCGGGAAGATTGCCCTCTTTGTATCCGTTTATTATCCTTCCGAGTGGATCTATCGTGCAGCTTATGCCAGTATTTACAGAACGCATAAGAGTTACCCTGTTCTCTACAGCCCTGAAAGCTGAAATCGCTGTTCTCTGGTAATGTTCTTTTCCTGCTCGTGCTGTGCCGTCGCCGTCAAATTTCACGTACCAGCCGTCGTTGCTTATGTTCAGAAGTAGGTCGGATTTTTCGCCGTTGGTATGAAGAGATTTCTTAGTAAATTCTGCATCGGTATCTTCGTAGCAGATTGAAGGTGTGATTAAAATCTCTCTTCCATCAGCCTTAAGCCTGAATCTCTGCAAGCTTTTTCCTCGGTTGATTGTGAAGTCCAGTCCCTGGGGGTTGAAGTGCATAATCAAATCGTTTATCCAGCTGATGTGTCCGAGGGGTATATATTCTCCAAAGGGTACTAGGTGAATTTTATCGTATCTTTTATCAAGGAGTTTCCCGTTCTTGAAGATAATTGCAGAATTGTACTCCTCGTCAAACCGAAGGCTCCCGTCTTCGATGGTTAGCGTTGCGTAAGGCGCACCTGCAATAAGGGTGAAATCTTCAGTGAGTTTTTTGAGCCTTCTATAAAATTTTTGGGGCAGAGAATCGCTCCTGCAGCATTCAATGTATTCTTTATTCATCGGTGCTGGTATCATAGTTTCTGGCCAAGCAATAATATCCGCTCCGCTCTGTCTGCAAAGCACTGTTTGTTTTTCAAGCCTTTTGAGCATTTTATCGTAGCTCACTTGTATGCCTTTGGCTGTAGATGGTACGTCCGGCTGCACAATTCCGATAAGCGGGCCTTCAGAGAGCTTTTCGTTTTCGATTCTGAAATGCCCGTAAAGAAACACTGAGGCAAGAACAATCACCACTGAAGCGTCCAGAGCACCGTATTTGGCAAGCATCTTGGCGTTTATTTCGGGCTTCTCCTTTATAAGCCGGCGGGTTATCAGAAACGCATCAGCCAAATAACCGTTTACCATCGCCACTGC
This window of the Sedimentisphaera salicampi genome carries:
- a CDS encoding RsmE family RNA methyltransferase, yielding MPLFFAENINPTTFLDQSETKHLAAFRIKKGDNIQIFDGKGNSATGLVRETGKNSTELEILSKQTASPRENGKISLIVSIAKGQRFDWLISKAAELGADRIMPAVFERTVKTAKGKNLLERYRKVAISACKQSRNLFLPEILAPAPFEEYLNGLNDSVLLSATLSGNSESLFKTTLNPSDNYAVFIGPEGGFTESEEKILEQAGAKSISLTSTILRTETAAICFCSFLAVMRDSAKV
- a CDS encoding HEAT repeat domain-containing protein gives rise to the protein MLKDKFIKIKYIAAIIVSIPVICSAMGDSRSRGVEEGLPLEEKARWKVMEIMQSGSIDLQMDAIEVAAKSGDETLLSNIMPVLNDEKAPEPIKFAGLMAIGDAKYSGGLKFAEKYKTDENPNLKMAAAYALIRLGKTSNSNYKIILNHLDSEDQKTKDNAVLLLGKAGERKYISVLRWLYNNENSTERTKLLIVEALSRLRDPEARSKAWALMISKRADDRVMGITSMQKLKTLKAKNAILTMLDDGVLEVRLVAAENAALLGDKSGRDIVLNFFKNKVNTLDKKDRDRALLHAIDAAMAIKGVDSAQYVPDYLDYNSKKIQLKAAQAILSM
- the lnt gene encoding apolipoprotein N-acyltransferase — its product is MKQKIHLKAAAAVFAGAVMCALSFAPYNVSWLAWVAFVPVLLSLTAAKGKFAAFTFWLAGFSLWLFSTDWFVNIAFAAWITAAAIMGIKWLLLYFSVRFLHQKGIFFTFAFPIVLVGLEAIQGYLFGGFDWNFLAHSQYRFLHLIQIADITGAAGVSFAVAMVNGYLADAFLITRRLIKEKPEINAKMLAKYGALDASVVIVLASVFLYGHFRIENEKLSEGPLIGIVQPDVPSTAKGIQVSYDKMLKRLEKQTVLCRQSGADIIAWPETMIPAPMNKEYIECCRSDSLPQKFYRRLKKLTEDFTLIAGAPYATLTIEDGSLRFDEEYNSAIIFKNGKLLDKRYDKIHLVPFGEYIPLGHISWINDLIMHFNPQGLDFTINRGKSLQRFRLKADGREILITPSICYEDTDAEFTKKSLHTNGEKSDLLLNISNDGWYVKFDGDGTARAGKEHYQRTAISAFRAVENRVTLMRSVNTGISCTIDPLGRIINGYKEGNLPEKALNRGAVEGWFSDNIILCRRRSFFSWHGRWFSRIFLKVIIVIFAAIVIEKLWLKRNKKNGRKC